The Apium graveolens cultivar Ventura chromosome 11, ASM990537v1, whole genome shotgun sequence genome has a window encoding:
- the LOC141695590 gene encoding uncharacterized protein LOC141695590, with amino-acid sequence MSNLTKLEFNVLHVTGKNYLTWILDAEIHLSAMSLGDTIKEGHKTSEQDKAKAMIFLRHHLDEGLKTEYLTIKYPLTLWKDLKERCDHQKMVILPKARYDWLHLRLQDYKSVSEYNPAMFKITSQLCGENITNKDMLEKTYSTFHANNMLLQQQYRERGFTKYFELISVLLLANQNNELLLKNHQALERGYGRGHGRGHGRGRGGGRARGHDFVHGRSRNQQNPPTLKESLTTRNRQ; translated from the exons ATGTCGAATCTTACAAAGCTTGAATTCAACGTACTTCATGTCACCGGAAAAAATTATTTGACATGGATTCTTGATGCTGAAATCCATCTTAGTGCAATGAGCCTCGGTGACACTATAAAAGAGGGACATAAAACCTCCGAACAAGATAAGGCAAAAGCCATGATATTTCTTCGCCACCACCTTGATGAAGGATTGAAAACTGAATATTTGACTATTAAATATCCATTAACACTTTGGAAGGATCTCAAAGAAAGATGTGACCACCAAAAAATGGTGATACTTCCTAAAGCTCGCTATGATTGGCTACACTTGCGATTGCAAGATTATAAAAGTGTGAGCGAGTATAACCCTGCCATGTTTAAGATTACATCTCAATTATGTGGTGAGAATATCACCAATAAAGATATGTTGGAAAAAACATATTCCACTTTCCATGCAAATAATATGCTCTTACAGCAACAATATCGTGAACGTGGATTCACAAAATATTTTGAGCTGATTTCTGTTTTGCTTCTTGCTAACCAAAACAATGAACTTTTGCTTAAAAATCATCAAGCAC TTGAACGTGGGTATGGACGTGGGCATGGACGTGGGCATGGACGTGGACGTGGGGGTGGACGTGCCCGTGGTCATGATTTTGTGCATGGTAGAAGCCGTAATCAACAAAATCCCCCAACTTTAAAAGAAAGCCTTACTACCAGAAACAGACAATAA